The nucleotide window CGGCCGGGGCGGCGACAGGCGGCGCCATGGCCACCAGGCGCTCGTGGAGTCGGGGACGGAATGTGGCTGGAACTTCAACCTCATCCAGGCTTGCGACGAGTGCGATGGTCTGGCGGAGAGCGTCCACTTCGCCCGCGCACCAATGGCACCGCCGGAGGTGCTGCTCAACGCGCAGCAACTCTCCGCCGGACAGCTCGCCATCGATGTAGGCGGACAGGAGTGCACGTACTCCGTCACAGTTCATGGGCTTTTCCCCTCCTGGGACTGTAGACGACTCTCGGCGTCAAAAGTTCCAGGCGCGCGAACTTTTCCTTGAGCGCGTGCCTGGCCCGGTTCAGCCGGGACTTGACCGTGCCGAGATTGAGGCCCAGTGCATCTGCGATCTCGTTGTACGAGTACCCCTGCAGCTCACGCATCACGAGTACGACGCGGTATTCCTCATCCAACTGGCAGATGCTCTCCTGTATGGCCCGCCGGATCTCGACCCGCTCCAGCGCCTGTTCGGGGCCGTCGGCGGTATCGGCGATCTGGCGCGAGACCTCGCCATCCTCCATCTCGACGGTCTGATCGATGTAGGTGACCCGCTGCCGCTTGCGCTTCCGGAGTTCATCCAGGCACGCGTTGTTCACGATGCGGTACAGCCAGGTCGCGAAGGAGGAGTCGCCCCGGAAGTCCGCCAACGAACTGTATGCACGGATAAAGGCTTCCTGGGCCACGTCGGCGGCGTCGTCATGGTTGCCGGTCAGCCGGTACGCGATGTTGTATACGGTATGCTCGTGCTGGCTGATCAGCTGCTCAAACGCCTCAACGTCTCCCTTTTTCGCCCTCTCTACGAGAAGTTCGTCGAGGGATTTGGACACCAACTTCACTCCTCCCCCGGTGCGGGGCAATGTTCCTGACGGAGTTGACGGGGCCATTGTTCCAGCATATACAGAAATCAGCTCCGAGTGAAGTGCGACCTCACGGCGGACCACGCGGTTCCAAAGATACTTCGGTAATCGGGTCAACTTTCCCTGCGCGATGGGCCTGTGGAACGATTCGCCACGGAAGCGGCCCCTTGTAAGTAGCGGCGCGCTGTGCTATGATAACTGCGCTACTTAGGCCGAAGTGGTGGAATGGCAGACGCGCTCGACTCAAAATCGAGTGGGGTAACCCCCCGTGCGGGTTCAAGTCCCGCCTTCGGCACCAGACGACACAAGGGCTGCAGCGGTTTGACGCTGTAGCCCTTCTCCGTGTGGCAGAACGGTCAACCGTTACCGCGGGCCGGCGTGGGCACGGACTTGCGCAATGAACGCATTACGATCGTTCACGGCAAACTTTTGGTGGGCGGCTTCCCACTTGCTTTCAACACTCACCTTGGATCCACGAAGTGCAAAGCGCCAGGGTTCAGCGATTCCAACCCAACTTCCGTAGCCATCGTGGGTTTCCCTGAGGAACAAGATATATCGAGCTCCCCGAGGCATCTCCTTGAAGCCTTCAAAGAGAACGTGTTGTCTACCCTTGCTCGCAGCCGACTTCGATTCTGTAACCAAGATCGTTGAGGGTGTAGACCCTTTCAAAATCTCTTCAACTCTAAACCGATAGTCGACTCCAAGTATCTCAAGGGACGGATGAGGCTTTTGGGGGTCCCATGGGTCACGGGCCAAGTTGCGTGTACCAGCCACTCCTTCGACGGTCCCAACAGCGATGAGTGTCGCCTGCTGAGTCAACTCCTCAAGTGTCGAGATGGTGAGAAAGTCAACATGGAGCGTGACTTCGACTTCCTGGGACTCACCCATGTCCTCCGGCACCATCGAGTCCCGAGTCCCCTGTCCGAAAGACGAGGTGACAAGCAACGCAAGTAGCGCTGCCGAGATCGCCCACCTTTTCACTGCACACACCTCCGCACCGTCAGGGGTACATCGTTGTGATCCCGCTGGTGTCATCTGGCTGCGGCACGTAGGTCTGGTCTCGATCCCGACCCTGGTTCATGGTTGCAACTTCGCTATTTTCATCGTGCAAGCCCAGCGCATGGCCCGGCTCATGAGTCGCTACACTGTGGCTGAAGGATTTTGCATTACACTCCCACAATGGCGCCTGGCTCGTAACATTGCAATAGTTACGGCGTTTTTCTCTCTGCAAAGAGCGAGGGAGGCAGACCCGCTCGGCCCGTGCGAGTTCAAGTCCCGCCTTCGGCACCACGCAGCAGACGGGCTGCGGGGATTTGCCCCTGCGGCCCGCATCGCATTGTCACCGCATGTTTCCGCCCCCGGGAGGGAAGATGGAAGGGTAAACGTACTATCCGGTCTATACAGTAGACTGAAACATATCCACACAACTGCATCTAATACTGGTACACTAAAGTGGTAGTACCCGATCCACAGACCGGGGAGAAAGCGCCTGCCCGAGATGGAGGGAGTTCACCATGCCGCACATCCTTGTTGCCGACGACGACCTCGACATCGCACGCCTCGTCGAGTTCCAGTTGAAATACAGCGGATATCAGGTGACCCTGGCCCACGACGGCAACACGGCCCTGGACCGCGCCCGCGCGGGCCGGCCGGACCTGATCCTCCTGGACTGGATGATGCCGGGGCTCGACGGGATGGAGTGCCTCACCGCGCTCAAGTCCGACCCCTCCCTGCGGCACATCCCCGTCATCCTGATGACCGCCCGCGCGCAGCAGGGCGACGTCCAGGCCGGGATCGCCGCCGGCGCAACCGCGTACCTGGTGAAGCCCTTTGATCTGGAGCAGTTGATCCACGCCGTGAAGGAGGCCGTTGGATGAACCAGACGCCCTACCGCTGGGATACCGGGCTGCGGGTGCGGGTGTTCGGCCTGCTTCTCTTCCTGCTCTCGCTGCTGGTGGGGCTGGGCCTGATCCTCACCATCACCTTCACCCAGCTCAACACCTACCGGGAGCGGGCGGAGGCCAGCCAGCAGAACGTCAACCGCATGCAGCAGGTGGCCACCACCTACGCCGAGATGACGGCCGCCCTCAGGGGTTACCTGCTGACCGGCAGCGAGGTGGTGCTGGCGCCGTACGGGCCCGGCCTGATGGAGGTCGAGAAGCTGCTCACCCAGCTGGAACACGACGTGGAAGATCAGGATGAGCAGCTGGCGCGCGTGCGCCGCGTGCGGGAGCTCATTGAGAACTGGCGGTCGCGGGTGGCCGACCCGGAGATCGAGCGCAAGCGCCAGGGCTCGCCGGACGCGGGCAGCCTGCTGATGGACGAAGGCGTCAACTACATCGCCCTGATCAGGGCGGAGCGGGATGCGTTCATCGACGCCGAGTCCCGCCTTGAGGAGACCGGCATGCTGAACGCGAACCGGGCCGCGGACCAGGTGGTGCTCGTCACCTGGCTGGCGATCTCCCTCGCTGCGGTGCTGGCGCTGGGCGGCTTCCTGATCTTCGCCCGCGGCGTCACCCGGTCCACCACCGCCCTCGCCGAGGCGGCCAACCGCATCGCCCAGGGCGAGCGCGGGGTGGTGCTCGAGGCGCCGCTGGACGGTGAGCTGCAGGTCGTGGCCAACGCCTTCGCCGCGATGTCCGTCACGCTCGCCGAGCAGGAGAAGCGGCTCCAGGCGCAGCAGGAGCAGCTGATCGCCCAGAACGAGGAGCTGCTCGCCCAGCAGGAGTCGGTGAAGCAGCACGCGGAAGAGCTGGAGCGGCAGGAGCGCCACCTGAGCCGGCTGCACAGCCTCTCAAGCAAGATGGTGGGCTCCATCGAGATCGACCAGCTCTCCACCCTGATCCTGGACGAGTACCTCGACCTCTACGGCGGGGTGGCCGGCGCCCTCCTGATGGCGGACGAGTTCGGCGAGCGGCTGCGGGTCCTGTCCGAGCGCTGGCTGTCGCCGGAGCTGAAGGGCCAGTTCATCCCCGCCTCCGGCCAGCTCGCCCGCTGCATGGAGCTCAAGGAGGTCGTGATCGCCCGCTACCCCGAAACGCAGACCCGGTTCTCGGTCTGGACGCACGCGGTGCCCGTGACGCAGGAGATCTACGTGCCGCTGGTGCACACCGGCCGGGCCATCGGCGTGGTGGTCATCGCCTTCACCGAGCCGACCGAGGTGAACGCCGAGGCCAGGGCGCTCTGGCACGCCGTGGCCAGCCAGGCCTCGGTGGCGCTGGCGGCGGCCCAGAACCACCTGGAGGTGAAGCGGGCGTTCACCGCCCTGCAGGAGCAGGCGGCGCAGATCGAGATGCTCAACGCCCAGCTCGAGGAGGAGCGGGACCGCACCTCGGCCCAGTTGGACATCTACCTCTCCATCGTCTCGACGATGCCGGCCGGCGCGTGGCTCTGCGACACCGGCGGCAACCTGCTGGTCTCCAACTCGATGTTCCAGGAGTTCTTCGGCGCGACGGCGCCCGACGAGCCCCTGGAGAAGGTGCTCGCCCGGATCAGCGCCGTGCTGCCTCCGGACGATCCCTTCCCCGAGATCGTCCGCCAGCTGATCCACGACCCGCGGGAGACGGCCGACGGCAGGCTGCACCTGACGACCGGCTACACGCTGCAGTGGTCCTCCGCCCCCGTCGGGTCCGGCCAGAGCCGGGTAGGCCGCCTCTTCACCTTCCAGGACGTCACCGAACTGGCCGAGCTCGACCGGCTGAAGTCGGAGTTCGTCAACACCGTCTCCCACGAGCTGCGCACGCCGCTCACCTCCATCATGGGCTACCTGAGCCTGGTACTGGCGGAGACGGTGGGGCCGCTGCAGGAGCAGCAGCGGGAGTTCCTCAACGTGGTCTCCCGCAACACCAGCCGGCTGGCCAACCTGATCAACGACCTGCTGGACATCCAGCGCATCGAATCCGGCCGCATGCCGCTCAACCTCACCCCCACCTCGCTCTCCCAGGTGGTGAGCCAGGTGGCCGAGACCTTCCGGGTGCAGGCCGAGCAGAAGGGGCTCTCCTTCACCGTCAACCTGCCGGAGGGCGGCGAGCCGCTGATCCAGGCCGACCCGGACCGGCTGACGCAGATCGTCTCCAACCTGGTCTCCAACGCCGTGAAGTACACCCGCGAGGGCGGGGTGACCATCACCGTGTCCGCCGACGGCGACCGCGTGGAACTCTCGGTGGCCGACACGGGCATCGGCATCTCCCCCTCCGACCAGAAGCGGATTTTCGAGAAGTTCTACCGGGCGGAGCACCCCTACGTCCGGGAGGTGGGCGGCACCGGCCTCGGGCTGCCCATCGTGCGGACGATGGTCGAGGAGCACGGCGGGGAACTGCGGCTGGAGAGCGAGCCGGGCAAGGGATCGCGGTTTACCGTCACCTTCAGGGCCTGGCGCGCGGAGTAGGGCGACGGGGAGGTTCTGCCCATGCGGGACGAGGTGGAGGCGCTCCTGCTGCATGCGTTCATCGACCTGATCGAAGAGCGGAAGGCTGCGGGCCGCCGCGAGCTGGCGGCCACCCACGAGACCATCGCCCGCTGGCTCTCCGACCGGACGGGCCTGGCGGTGACGCCCCGGCACGTGCAGTACCTGACGCTCGCCCTGCGGGACGGGCAGATCATCGACGTGGGCGGCGGCGGGATCGGCCGGCCCAACACCTACGACACCCGGGAGGCCGCCATGGGCACCGAGGCCTTCTG belongs to Symbiobacterium terraclitae and includes:
- a CDS encoding RNA polymerase sigma factor; this translates as MSKSLDELLVERAKKGDVEAFEQLISQHEHTVYNIAYRLTGNHDDAADVAQEAFIRAYSSLADFRGDSSFATWLYRIVNNACLDELRKRKRQRVTYIDQTVEMEDGEVSRQIADTADGPEQALERVEIRRAIQESICQLDEEYRVVLVMRELQGYSYNEIADALGLNLGTVKSRLNRARHALKEKFARLELLTPRVVYSPRRGKAHEL
- a CDS encoding matrixin family metalloprotease — protein: MVPKAGLELARAERVCLPRSLQREKRRNYCNVTSQAPLWECNAKSFSHSVATHEPGHALGLHDENSEVATMNQGRDRDQTYVPQPDDTSGITTMYP
- a CDS encoding response regulator codes for the protein MPHILVADDDLDIARLVEFQLKYSGYQVTLAHDGNTALDRARAGRPDLILLDWMMPGLDGMECLTALKSDPSLRHIPVILMTARAQQGDVQAGIAAGATAYLVKPFDLEQLIHAVKEAVG
- a CDS encoding ATP-binding protein — protein: MNQTPYRWDTGLRVRVFGLLLFLLSLLVGLGLILTITFTQLNTYRERAEASQQNVNRMQQVATTYAEMTAALRGYLLTGSEVVLAPYGPGLMEVEKLLTQLEHDVEDQDEQLARVRRVRELIENWRSRVADPEIERKRQGSPDAGSLLMDEGVNYIALIRAERDAFIDAESRLEETGMLNANRAADQVVLVTWLAISLAAVLALGGFLIFARGVTRSTTALAEAANRIAQGERGVVLEAPLDGELQVVANAFAAMSVTLAEQEKRLQAQQEQLIAQNEELLAQQESVKQHAEELERQERHLSRLHSLSSKMVGSIEIDQLSTLILDEYLDLYGGVAGALLMADEFGERLRVLSERWLSPELKGQFIPASGQLARCMELKEVVIARYPETQTRFSVWTHAVPVTQEIYVPLVHTGRAIGVVVIAFTEPTEVNAEARALWHAVASQASVALAAAQNHLEVKRAFTALQEQAAQIEMLNAQLEEERDRTSAQLDIYLSIVSTMPAGAWLCDTGGNLLVSNSMFQEFFGATAPDEPLEKVLARISAVLPPDDPFPEIVRQLIHDPRETADGRLHLTTGYTLQWSSAPVGSGQSRVGRLFTFQDVTELAELDRLKSEFVNTVSHELRTPLTSIMGYLSLVLAETVGPLQEQQREFLNVVSRNTSRLANLINDLLDIQRIESGRMPLNLTPTSLSQVVSQVAETFRVQAEQKGLSFTVNLPEGGEPLIQADPDRLTQIVSNLVSNAVKYTREGGVTITVSADGDRVELSVADTGIGISPSDQKRIFEKFYRAEHPYVREVGGTGLGLPIVRTMVEEHGGELRLESEPGKGSRFTVTFRAWRAE